A single window of Danaus plexippus chromosome 31, MEX_DaPlex, whole genome shotgun sequence DNA harbors:
- the LOC116778329 gene encoding larval cuticle protein LCP-17-like gives MKLLLITLVVAYASADVSHILVAKSSEANAKILKQELDVGVEGQYLWSYETDNGISAREQGALKNVPGADVPAQVAQGEASWTAPNGEKIQFQYTADENGYQAQGPYIPTPPPIPVEILRGLEFIRNNPPAKEN, from the exons ATG AAACTGCTTCTCATAACCCTGGTGGTAGCGTACGCCAGCGCGGACGTCTCACACATACTGGTGGCTAAGAGCAGTGAGGCCAACGCTAAGATCCTGAAGCAGGAATTAGATGTCGGAGTGGAGGGGCAGTATCTGTGGTCGTATGAGACCGACAACGGCATCTCAGCCAGGGAACAGGGCGCGCTGAAGAACGTCCCGGGG GCGGATGTGCCAGCTCAAGTAGCCCAAGGAGAAGCAAGCTGGACAGCCCCCAACGGGGAGAAGATACAGTTCCAGTACACCGCGGACGAGAACGGATACCAGGCCCAG GGTCCGTACATCCCCACTCCGCCGCCCATCCCCGTGGAGATACTCCGGGGGCTGGAGTTCATCAGGAACAACCCGCCAGCCAAGGAGAACTGA